A window from Ostrinia nubilalis chromosome 13, ilOstNubi1.1, whole genome shotgun sequence encodes these proteins:
- the LOC135077554 gene encoding UBA-like domain-containing protein 2 — protein MDSALREQVMINQFVLAAGCAQEQARQLLQAAHWQFETALSIFFQEVAIPSGANGIAAPHYRQQLMTPCNTPATPPNFPDALAAFSRLSTTGSPGTAGGGAAGAGGAPPVSPLATHPPPSHSHVPVNAFPPAPNPQTNYASLSCSTAVCSEHMPR, from the exons ATGGATTCAGCTTTACGTGAGCAAGTTATGATAAATCAATTCGTGTTAGCAGCAGGATGTGCTCAAGAACAAGCTAGACAGTTGTTGCAAGCTGCTCATTGGCAATTTGAG ACAGCACTTTCAATATTCTTCCAAGAAGTTGCCATTCCTTCTGGAGCTAATGGCATTGCAGCTCCACATTATCGTCAG CAATTGATGACGCCATGCAACACACCAGCAACGCCGCCGAACTTCCCTGACGCGCTCGCCGCTTTCTCCCGGCTGTCCACGACGGGCAGCCCGGGCACGGCGGGCgggggcgcggcgggcgcggggggCGCGCCGCCCGTGTCCCCGCTGGCCACGCATCCGCCGCCGTCGCACTCGCACGTGCCAGTCAACGCCTTCCCGCCCGCTCCGAACCCGCAAACGAATTACGCATCGCTTTCCTGCTCAACTGCT GTGTGCAGTGAACATATGCCAAGATAA